The genomic DNA TTGATTTATAATCAATCAATGCCGCCAGCAAAACAgagtaaaagcaaaaaaagcaatgGAAAAGTACAAAAGGAAAtgggaaataaacaaaaaaaaacctttgaaAACCCAAAATCCCCGATTAATAACAGCTATTGCAGTCCGTTGCCTGCTATCGTGGTTCGTTCACAACGCTGAAGCTCACAAAGAAAGGACGATAAGCTCCAAGGCGGAATGTGATTACAACAGATGATCAATGACGTGTAAAGCCATGTAATCGAATGGGAACCCATTGAGATGGCGTAATGAAAGGCTTTCggcttctgctgttgctgtgtgcgATAAGATAAGCAACTATAACCTACAGCAACCTAATGTGTGTTGTAAAGTCACCAAACCATGGATCCGTCAGTTGACCATTGGATACTGTCCCGAAAAAGTCTCAAGAACGATGGAATTCATTAAAGTAACGTTTATTGTTGCCTTTCTTCCGACGCTCATTTATGGTATTGCTGTGAGGCCTTGTAAGTTTTTAGTGGTGATCGAAACATTTTCTGTGTCTACAAGCTTTCCATCGTACTTACCACTTGCTGTTTCAGGCCCCAACAATGCACCCGTGCCGCAGGATGTACGTGTCGTCGGATGTACGGCCGAACCGTGCACTGTTCAAATTGGTGGTGTGGTCGACATGGATCTAGACTTTGTGGCGCCGTGTACCGTACGATCTGCCGGCTAATCAGCAGCTCGCGTGCAACTTTCTGGAAGCTGGCAGCTGTCCGGTAACGCAGGGAGAGTTTATCAACTATCACTTAAGTACAGCGGCAGTGGCACCGTTCGCTGGCATTACCGTCGATCTGCAGGTACAACTTGCCGACGATAATGGAGAGCCGTTGATCTGTTACCGATCGTCGGCTAGAATAGTTGCTGCGTAAGAGACGGATGGCATAATGTGTTTGAAGTTTTCAATAAAGTGACCCTTGTTTCTCGAAAAGAGTGTTGAAGAATGTGTTGTAAACTGCATTTGAGAAGATATTTCAGTGTACTAATAGCAGAAGAATTAAGATGGAAGATagaaagaaacagaaaaccgTTAGTACATCGATCATGAAGAGTTTTGAGAGGTCTCTCAAACATAATTGGAGGAGTTGTGGATGTGATGGAGTTCTCACGGTCATTATCACAGTCACGAACAGATAGTCAAATCGTATAAGGGACAGGTCTATCCCAAATAGTAGCATAAAGAGCTCGAGTTCTACCTACTCCTCTCACTTTGCTACTGACACTTATTTTTCCTATCCTTCGCCGCCTGCCTTATGCTGGACGGTAGTCCTAGCATTAGGATGAGTTCCACGATCGTTATCCTACGGTCGTAGCAAACGGGCGTAAAAGTTaaatttgaagattttttagcAAAAGCGTCTGGTCCACCTTGTCCTGAATGCTATCAAGCATTTGTAAAACAGCACTGGTGAGCTTAGCTTGAATAGAAAGATAAGGAGGTTATAAGTCCGCAAGATAAGCCTCATAATTAATGctgagagaaacaaaaaaaaaatcatataaaaAGACCGTCTAGACTTAAGTTTATCAGAGAAAAATTATTCCTTACAAAATAATGTACATAATAATTTATGTTCTCATACAGATGTTTATAGGCACGGATCAATGAATATCCCCGGACAATCAGGCCGTTCGTCGCGTTACTTTGTGGCGTGGTTATTCAGCCGCATTCCGATAACGTTTACGAATCTCATGTGCTGTTCAGTTATCACATACCGTTACAATTATACTGGTTCCGTTATTGTTTTACTGTGCAGATTTACGGTTGTATTGTCAAGAGTTTGGAGGCTCGATCATTTTGCGATATCTGTAAACTGTAAGCTTGTTAAGTAGTATTTTTATAGATTGCACGTGCCACAGATGAGCTTAGGATTACACACAGGAAATAATGTGTTTTTCATTATTTGGTGATGATTTAAACTCCCATTAAAAATTACCCGTTAGCTATTGAACACATTTACCTCCACTATTATTTTCCGCAATAAATGTTGTATAACAGAAGGTTACAGAATTGAGCTACTCACAATTTCACAACTAACGAAATTGCTAGTGTCTAATTAGCCGTTCGGACCCCAAACAAACAGAGCATCGCCTACATTTCATTCACTGTTTTGATTCATTACGCAGCTATTTCACCTAAGTCATGCTTTATGTTTCTGATGGAAATCCGTTGAATCATTCTTCCTTCGTCGGCGGAAGTGGAGCACGCTCCGCGCCAAAAGCATCTAATCTTATAAATCTAAAGCGCTAATCTTGGCTGATGGTTAACTGACGTTCGTCAGACCTCACAGGTGGAGCGGCGCGATAATATGTATCGCCCCAGCGTGATAAGATACAAACGAATCGATTGGCTATTTTGCAGTTAAATATCCTGCACATAACAACAAACGGAGCAGTACAGTGCGCATTAAACGTTACCCGCGATCTGGCCAGCTAGCCAATTCTCCACGATGAAGACCATTCTGCTCGTAGTTGCTTGCCTTCCAGCGCTAGCATTCGGACTAGCGGTACGACCGTGTAAGTTAGTGGTGGAACATTTTTTCCGATAATTTCTACTAACACACCATTACCACTCCGTTACGACGGATGTCCTGCAGGCGCCAACAATGCTCCCATTCCGCAGGATGTTCGCGTGGTCGGCTGCACGGTGGAACCGTGCGTGATTCCGATCGGAGGTATGGTCGACATGGACTGTGACTTTGTTTCGCCCCGTGCCACGCAAACCGTACAGGCCACGCTCGACATCTTTCTGGGAGATTTCCGCGTACCGTACGATCTGCCCGCTGCTCAGCAGAATGCATGCAATTTCTTCGAGGAAGGAAGCTGTCCGGTGACCCAGGGCGAGTTCATCAACTACCACCTAAACACACCGGCGGCGGCACCGTTCGCGGGCATCACTGTCGATCTGCAGCTCCAGCTTACCGACGATAACGGAGAACCACTGTTCTGCTTCCGTTCGTCTGCTCAGATTGTGGCTGTGTAAAGCTTCGCGCTATAGTAGTGCTTGGTAGCATGTGGATGGAtagtaaaatttaaaagcaTAATAAAATGGACCGGTCGGGTTTGAGGAAAACCCGTTAATCGGTATTTTGTACCCATTGTACGTGCCGCCATCAAAGTATGCAACACACTTATCTTATCAGATTATAAGCTCAGGCGCTATGCACCTGTGCGAGCGGTTTAtcaccttcaccttcacctAGTGCGTGCTCAGTAGACTCCGAAAGGTAGCGGTTGTAGCACGGTCGTCAAGAATTTCGAAATGTTTAAGCAAGTCGTAGCGGTGGTTCTGCTGTTCTCGGCAGTTGTCCAAGGATTGCAGACTATTCAATGTAAGTAGGAACGCCGTGATGGTGCTTTGATGTTCGGGGATGTGAAGgttatttttcttctgtaaAGGCTCCAACAATCGGCCCGGACCGCAGGAAGTTATCATACCGGGATGCAGCAGCCTACCCTGTTCAGTCCCGAACCAGTCGGACTTTAACTTTAGCGTACGTTTCGCCCCGACCTTCCCCACCAACACGCTGACCGTGGACGTGCGTGCCTCCCTGCTGGGTCTTTTCCTTCCGTACGAGGTACCAGAACATCTGCGCAATGGatgcaacaacatcaaccagTCCTGCCCACTATCTGCGGGCCAGTCTGTAACGCTCACGGGTAACGCTCCGGTCGAGGCACCACTGACCGGTGTTACGGTTACGATGGAGTTCGAAATTACCGGCGATGGTGGTCAGGTTGCCGTTTGTTTCGCTGCCACAGTGACACTGCTGTAAGACAATGTAAGCATGGATAAAGGTGCAAACAATAAATCATGTTGCATAAAACGTTTTATCACGAAAGATCAAATTGTGAATTTATTATCCTTGTTCTGTTATCGTCAAGATGATACGGCTTCTTGGATGAAGGTCACTTTTTATCTAAAGGTCAATTTATTGAATTATTGTTGCTAAAAATATTCGATCGCTTATCGCGGTTTGTACAAAAGTTTCAAATTCATCGTtgtaaaacacattaaaaaaataaaacacaccatGTGAAATGAAAATAGCTCGTTAAGTCTTGCGTCGATTCTTTTGACCTTTGGTTTCGAAATAAAACTGCTACTAAAAATACAATACTCAGTGCACTAAGATGCAACAAATACTACTATACTGCATACTTACTATGCACCGAAGGTTCTATTTGTATTTTTAGAAGAAATTGCTGCAAAATTAAGCATCTTATTAATCAAAGTaacataataaaaatacaaaaaaaatacaatactTCTAAAATACATTCCGTACCAATCACAGGTGCCCTACGAATCCAAATGCGCCTGTCGGAAGGCATGGGAACCTGAAAGCTAATGATCACATTCGTGTTGTACTAAAATATGTACTAATAACAGCAAAGCCCACCTCACGAAATGTTTCGTCCGAGGACTCTTGAACGTTTGCAAGACCCAACAGCGGGAACTCACTCAAGTAATCTTCTGTTTCTCAATGAATTACTCGTTCATAgcaatgttttgtttcttttgtgcAGAGCAATGATAAGGCTACGTTTTTCGTAACAGTCCCGTACACCGATATGCTTTTTTTAAGAGCTTTAAACTGACTCACAACCCGGTAAGGCACTACGAAAAACGTGATTACCACCGATGACGCTTATCGAGGCGATTGATTACGCTACTGCTCAGGTGTTCGTATAATTAGAAACGTAAGGCATCGCGCCCGTTGCAGAAGTACGGGAGATCCTCGCCGTACGATAACTGGGCCACAACATCTTGCAGGTGTCCCGAACACCTGCACTTCGGTGCGGATAAGATTAGTCTCCACATCAAGGTGATTTGCACCATCGACAGATGTACCGTGGTATAAAAACATGCGTACCCGATCCTTGGACAGTCAAGTGCAGAGTGCCAGCGAGTAGACCATTCGAGTCTCGGAGAAGAAGCGTGAGAACAGCGCCAGCGCAACGACCGGCTTACACACAACCAACTACCGTCCGAAGATGTACCGATTCGCCGTTCTGTTAGTGGCCCTCGTTGCCAGCAGTAGCCTTGCGGAGGCGCTGGTGACTCATCCCTGCTCCAACGGACGTCCGCACCCGGACAGCGTGGAGATCACCGGCTGTTCACAGATGCCCTGTGATCTGATTCGTGGTAGCGATGTCGGAATGCGTCTAGAGTGGGCAGCACGTAAGTGGAGCGAGATGAGTTTGACTATAGCTTTTGGACAGTGTATTAAATTGTTGCCCTCTTTCTTGCAGCTTTTGCCGCCCAAACGCTGCAGTATCGTGTGGTGGCTACGGCTCTCGGTATTACCGCCCCCTACGAATTGCCACCGGATCGTGCTGCTGCCTGCAACTGGCTGTCTGGTTCGGCCTGCCCTATTAGCCAGGGTGAAGACATTGTCAGCACACTCAGCATGCCGGTATTGCCGATCTACCCGTTGGTGTCTCTAGTCGTAGAAGTCAGTGTGCTGGATGAGCAGGCACGTACACACACGTGCTTCGCCGTGGATGCTCGTGTGGTTGTTGCTTAATACAATCGTGATATGTAATGTAATGAAGTAACttaaaatgaaatagaatAGACGTAAAACATGATCAgagtttgataatttttttgcTATGACAACTTTTAAACAATTCTGTTTTGTCAtttttaaaaagcttttaatgTAAAATGTAACGTGATTCACTTTAAATTACTAGTTTTTAACATCTTGCATTTGTTAAATTTAATCTgatatatttttatgattcGGGCCTTCCTTTTGACTTCAAGGTCATGCCGGCCATGTAAAAACTTACTAAACTTGTTTATACCACATTGCCGGATATTCAGTGTTTTTAGGAAACATTCGGATAGAAATCAATACCTGGTTTTGTCGTATTTAGGatacaaaagatgaatcaatTCGATTGCATACGAATTAGCTGCGAAAATTTATCctaataaggaaaaaaagtataaGACGTTTTTCAGATAAAATTGAATACAATATTTCAAGGTCTTTTTAGCAAATAACATACCATAAGAACTGTTTTTACTCTAATTTGGAAAAATCAATAGTGAAtcgataaaatataaaaaaatttatcagTAGCACTCCATCACACTTTTTGGTGGCACTAGTCTATTGCGAAAAGAAACCTTTTATTGAGCAATTAATGTTGCttaataaattcaattaaacggattgtaaatattttttggaAGCAGTGGGTTACATTATTTAAACAGATGCCTTTAAACGTTTGATATTTCGTTGagctttttcgatttttttaaataaatttaaccaagcaatacggccaggccgttctttatgaataaaaaaaaaaaaaatttaaccaATTGACTAAGATTTAAACCCTTTGTTCATATAATAGGTACTACCAGCGCCATCTGTGTGTGAGTATCTTAAGCGCCTAAGTTTAGGGAATGTTTATCGCCATCGTCAACAGATTTCGGTTAGATAATTTGAACTGTTTAAATTCTAGCTGGAAGCAATGTGACCAGGCCGTTGAATTAATTAAAGAGATactatttgaaataaaactgataatTTTGTGCTGTCGTTGCTCATGATAAAGTAACACAAACGCAAATCCGAACGCCTTGATGTAGAACAGTTGCCATAATTTAATtacgattttgttttcttatattttatcacgtttttcaattaaaaaaaatcaggaaaacattgatcaaacattaaaaaaatagtcgaaacaaacaaaaatgttcGAAATTccgaaatcaaataaaaaacaaatgaactataaataaataaaacgttgtagcaaacaacaaaaacaaaccagaaAACGGTGTGATTCGTAGTGGTCTGTTGACAGAGGTGATACCAGCGCCGTTCTTTACAAGAAAGGGCttggattcaaatcccatccagatcgcttCCCCGTTTATAgtaactgactatccagctacgcaTAAAAACATGTCTCGGAAAACGAGAAATGACAAGCCGTGGCCTCTCGAAGTTGATGTGCCAAAGCAGGAAAACTAATAATAATTTCTTTAATAttggaaaataatagaaaattaaatatttctcgattcgtcttctttcttggcttaacgttCTCTTAGGtcttgcctgccatttctggtttactactAGAGTTGTTGATATCGCatggttggatagtcagtcctcactatgggggaacggcaaAGATATAGAGAGTTGagcccgatcctgccgtgtgaagaccggcgcggCTATCACTTCAATGGTGTTTGACCTGATTATTCTAAGGGCGAaggaacgaaaagaaaaatatctcgattttttttgcaatatttcacggaaaaataaaatataattatgAAGTTCTTTTTCGGGAAACCTCATCCAGTGTGTAGTTCAATACAATGTTTCATTTATTCTTACcattttttgctctttttcgTTGGCATCCGGTGCATCAGCTGATGCTTTTTATCATTAAATGCATCAACACAGTATTGTAAATTGTAATAATAAAGGCTTATGGCCATGATTTACATCGCCAAACCGCGTGCTATGTACCCACGGTCTAACCGAAACCTCTCGGAGCGATAATGGCAT from Anopheles stephensi strain Indian chromosome 2, UCI_ANSTEP_V1.0, whole genome shotgun sequence includes the following:
- the LOC118504389 gene encoding NPC intracellular cholesterol transporter 2-like; this translates as MKTILLVVACLPALAFGLAVRPCANNAPIPQDVRVVGCTVEPCVIPIGGMVDMDCDFVSPRATQTVQATLDIFLGDFRVPYDLPAAQQNACNFFEEGSCPVTQGEFINYHLNTPAAAPFAGITVDLQLQLTDDNGEPLFCFRSSAQIVAV
- the LOC118504390 gene encoding uncharacterized protein LOC118504390 codes for the protein MFKQVVAVVLLFSAVVQGLQTIQCSNNRPGPQEVIIPGCSSLPCSVPNQSDFNFSVRFAPTFPTNTLTVDVRASLLGLFLPYEVPEHLRNGCNNINQSCPLSAGQSVTLTGNAPVEAPLTGVTVTMEFEITGDGGQVAVCFAATVTLL